The Nicotiana tabacum cultivar K326 chromosome 14, ASM71507v2, whole genome shotgun sequence genome contains a region encoding:
- the LOC107799095 gene encoding uncharacterized protein LOC107799095 isoform X1, with protein sequence MEDWEDEQIPDLLKKDQPSSKWDDEDVDDNDIKDSWEDEDETTPAPKPDPPVEKASNKPAAKSREEKGKEVVVDREEVPLDPVAEKLRQQRLVEEADYRSTAELFAKKGGDDKTLDSFIPKSESDFLEYAELISHKLRPYEKSYHYIGLLKDVMRLSMTALNGQDANEVSKSVNTISNEKIKEEKEANTSKKKTGAKKKQLQVDRADDDAVINAYDGYDDYDFM encoded by the exons ATGGAGGATTGGG AGGATGAACAGATTCCAGATCTTCTCAAAAAGGATCAACCAAGTAGTAAATGGGATGATGAAGATGTGGATGATAATGATATAAAGGATTCTTGGGAAGATGAAGATGAGACTACTCCG GCGCCTAAACCAGATCCGCCTGTTGAGAAGGCCTCCAACAAGCCTGCTGCAAAATCTAGGGAAGAAAAAGGCAAGGAAGTAGTAGTTGATAGAGAGGAGGTACCTCTAGATCCAGTAGCAGAAAAACTACGTCAGCAAAG GCTTGTGGAAGAAGCTGATTATAGATCCACAGCGGAACTGTTTGCTAAGAAAGGCGGCGATGATAAAACCCTTGATAGTTTCATTCCTAAATCTGAGAGTGATTTCTTGGAATATGCTGAGCTTATTTCTCACAAGTTGCGACCGTACGAG aaaagttaccattACATTGGATTGCTCAAGGATGTTATGAGACTGTCCATGACTGCATTGAATGGGCAAGATGCTAACGAAGTTTCCAAGTCTGTTAATACAATTTCTAACgagaagattaaagaagaaaaagaagcgaACACGAGCAAGAAGAAAACAG GTGCAAAAAAGAAGCAGCTGCAAGTTGATCGGGCAGATGACGATGCAGTAATTAACGCTtatgatggttatgatgattaTGATTTCATGTGA
- the LOC107799095 gene encoding uncharacterized protein LOC107799095 isoform X2, which produces MKMRLLRQAPKPDPPVEKASNKPAAKSREEKGKEVVVDREEVPLDPVAEKLRQQRLVEEADYRSTAELFAKKGGDDKTLDSFIPKSESDFLEYAELISHKLRPYEKSYHYIGLLKDVMRLSMTALNGQDANEVSKSVNTISNEKIKEEKEANTSKKKTGAKKKQLQVDRADDDAVINAYDGYDDYDFM; this is translated from the exons ATGAAGATGAGACTACTCCG TCAGGCGCCTAAACCAGATCCGCCTGTTGAGAAGGCCTCCAACAAGCCTGCTGCAAAATCTAGGGAAGAAAAAGGCAAGGAAGTAGTAGTTGATAGAGAGGAGGTACCTCTAGATCCAGTAGCAGAAAAACTACGTCAGCAAAG GCTTGTGGAAGAAGCTGATTATAGATCCACAGCGGAACTGTTTGCTAAGAAAGGCGGCGATGATAAAACCCTTGATAGTTTCATTCCTAAATCTGAGAGTGATTTCTTGGAATATGCTGAGCTTATTTCTCACAAGTTGCGACCGTACGAG aaaagttaccattACATTGGATTGCTCAAGGATGTTATGAGACTGTCCATGACTGCATTGAATGGGCAAGATGCTAACGAAGTTTCCAAGTCTGTTAATACAATTTCTAACgagaagattaaagaagaaaaagaagcgaACACGAGCAAGAAGAAAACAG GTGCAAAAAAGAAGCAGCTGCAAGTTGATCGGGCAGATGACGATGCAGTAATTAACGCTtatgatggttatgatgattaTGATTTCATGTGA